A window of Fragaria vesca subsp. vesca linkage group LG7, FraVesHawaii_1.0, whole genome shotgun sequence contains these coding sequences:
- the LOC101305119 gene encoding protochlorophyllide-dependent translocon component 52, chloroplastic-like, with amino-acid sequence MATLRISSIHPTLQAPANFDKTQSQKFTSLEYKQTLTSSFSLVQRHKPSFKTFTTISSSSITTETANNSSAVPQVETQTQGEKFDWYAHWYPLMPVCDLDKRVPHAKKVLGIDVVVWWDRNGSAWKVFDDACPHRLAPLSEGRIDQWGRLQCVYHGWCFNGSGDCKFIPQAPTDGPPVHTSKKACVGSYPSTVQNGIVWFWPSSDPQYKDILAEKKPPYIPEMDDPSYTCLMASRELPYGYEVLIENLMDPAHAPYAHYGIMPTQEPEEKADREGGRPMDLHISKLDINGFTVDDQNSGQSKYVPPCLFYSSLIGPIDNSNGAALSGKLYGFVKPPGNGKVSATSRALLVFFCVPVSPGYSRLITTHPINFGLWVKIRPRWLSHTRLNLILDSDLYLLHLEERRMMDAGTQWQKACFVPTKSDVVVVAYRKWINQYAGGQVDWRGKYTGELPPTPPKEQLMDRYQSHVVNCSSCNAAHKNLGLLKVVLQVVSFSLLGIVAASKQGVLSSVVAKGTLLATALLCYAGSKWLANFIYKIFHFHDYNHALV; translated from the exons ATGGCAACTCTAAGAATTTCCTCCATTCATCCAACACTACAAGCTCCGGCCAACTTTGATAAAACCCAATCCCAAAAGTTCACTTCCTTGGAGTATAAGCAGACACTCACTTCATCGTTCTCATTAGTTCAAAGACACAAACCCTCATTCAAGACATTCACCACCATATCATCATCTTCTATTACTACTGAGACTGCAAATAACTCATCTGCAGTACCACAAGTTGAAACTCAGACCCAAGGTGAGAAATTTGACTGGTATGCCCATTGGTACCCGTTGATGCCGGTTTGTGACCTTGACAAAAGGGTGCCGCATGCAAAGAAGGTTTTAGGTATTGATGTGGTGGTGTGGTGGGACAGAAACGGAAGTGCATGGAAGGTGTTTGATGATGCATGTCCTCACAGACTGGCTCCATTATCGGAAGGGAGGATTGATCAATGGGGAAGGCTGCAGTGTGTTTATCATGGCTGGTGTTTTAATGGCTCCGGTGACTGCAAGTTTATCCCTCAGGCACCTACCGATGGTCCTCCG GTGCACACATCCAAGAAAGCATGTGTAGGTTCTTATCCAAGTACTGTCCAGAATGGAATAGTGTGGTTCTGGCCAAGTTCGGATCCTCAATACAAGGACATTCTTGCAGAGAAAAAACCTCCCTACATTCCAGAAATGGATGATCCGTCCTATACTTGCCTGATGGCAAGTAGAGAGCTCCCTTATGG GTATGAGGTCTTGATTGAAAATCTAATGGATCCTGCTCATGCCCCATACGCACATTATGGAATAATGCCAACTCAAGAACCAGAAG AGAAGGCTGATAGAGAAGGGGGCAGACCAATGGACTTGCATATTTCTAAGTTAGACATAAACGGTTTCACCGTAGATGACCAGAATTCAGGTCAGAGCAAATATGTACCACCATGTCTGTTTTATTCATCTCTTATCGGTCCAATTGACAATAGTAATGGAGCTGCACTGTCGGGAAAATTGTACGGTTTTGTGAAACCACCTGGAAATGGAAAG GTGTCAGCCACAAGTAGAGCTCTTTTAGTTTTCTTCTGCGTTCCCGTTAGTCCAGGTTATAGCAGACTGATAACGACACACCCAATAAACTTTGGTCTCTGGGTTAAGATTCGTCCGCGATGGCTAAGTCACACTCGACTCAACCTGATTTTGGACTCAGACTTGTACTTGCTTCATCTTGAG GAACGTCGGATGATGGATGCTGGTACTCAGTGGCAGAAGGCCTGTTTTGTGCCAACAAAGTCAGATGTCGTTGTCGTTGCTTACCGGAAGTGGATAAACCAGTATGCGGGTGGTCAGGTAGATTGGAGAGGCAAGTACACCGGGGAGCTTCCCCCCACTCCTCCTAAAGAACAATTGATGGACAG GTACCAGTCTCATGTGGTGAATTGCAGCAGTTGCAATGCTGCCCACAAGAATCTGGGCCTGCTTAAAGTGGTATTGCAGGTTGTTTCATTTTCTTTACTCGGAATTGTCGCTGCAAGCAAACAAGGCGTGCTATCATCAGTGGTTGCAAAAGGTACACTACTTGCAACAGCTCTGCTCTGCTATGCAGGTTCGAAATGGTTGGCTAATTTTATCTACAAAATTTTTCACTTTCACGACTACAACCATGCCCTTGTGTAA
- the LOC101311904 gene encoding protochlorophyllide-dependent translocon component 52, chloroplastic-like, whose product MATLRISSIRPLLQVPAACSFDKTQSQKFTNSLGYKHTLTSSFSLVERHKPSFKAFTTISSSSITTETANNPSAVPQVETQTQDEKFDWYAHWYPLMPVCDLDKRVPHAKKVLGIDVVVWWDRNESAWKVFDDACPHRLAPLSEGRIDQWGRLQCVYHGWCFNGSGDCKFIPQAPTDGPPVHTSKKACVGAYPSTVQNGIVWFWPSTDPQHKDILAEKKPPYIPEIDDPTFTCVMGNRDFPYGYEILVENLMDPAHVPYAHYGIMPSQPPDVKADREGGRPIDLYVPKLDINGFTVEHQNSGQSKFVPPCVFYTSFFGPIDNNNGAAASSGISYGFLQIPGDKVLSAQSRALVVFFCVPVSPGNSRLITTSPINYGVWMKIIPRWIHHFGFNLLLDSDINLLHLEERRIRDAGITQWQKACFVPTKSDAAVVGFRKWLYKYAGGQVDWRGKFTGALPPTPPNEQLMDRYRSHVMNCSSCNAAHKNLSVLKVALEVVSFSLLGIVAASKQGALSSVVARSVLLATALLCFASSKWLAHFIYKNFHFHGYNHALL is encoded by the exons ATGGCAACTCTGAGAATTTCATCTATTCGGCCACTACTACAAGTTCCGGCGGCCTGCAGCTTTGATAAAACCCAATCCCAAAAGTTCACTAATTCCTTGGGGTATAAGCATACACTCACTTCATCGTTCTCCTTAGTTGAAAGACACAAACCCTCATTCAAGGCATTCACCACCATATCATCATCTTCTATTACTACTGAGACTGCAAATAACCCATCTGCAGTACCACAAGTTGAAACTCAGACCCAAGATGAGAAATTTGACTGGTATGCCCATTGGTACCCGTTGATGCCAGTTTGTGACCTTGACAAAAGGGTGCCGCATGCAAAGAAGGTTTTGGGCATTGATGTGGTGGTGTGGTGGGACAGAAATGAGAGTGCATGGAAGGTGTTTGATGATGCATGTCCTCACAGACTGGCTCCATTATCTGAAGGGAGGATTGATCAATGGGGAAGGCTGCAGTGCGTTTATCATGGCTGGTGTTTTAATGGCTCCGGTGACTGCAAGTTCATCCCTCAGGCACCTACCGACGGTCCTCCG GTTCACACATCTAAGAAAGCATGTGTAGGTGCTTATCCAAGTACTGTGCAGAATGGAATAGTGTGGTTCTGGCCAAGTACCGATCCTCAACACAAAGACATTCTTGCAGAGAAAAAACCTCCCTACATACCAGAAATCGATGATCCAACGTTTACTTGCGTGATGGGGAATAGAGACTTCCCTTACGG GTATGAGATATTGGTTGAAAATTTGATGGATCCAGCTCATGTTCCATACGCACATTATGGAATAATGCCAAGTCAACCACCGGATG TGAAAGCTGACAGAGAAGGGGGCAGACCAATTGATTTATACGTTCCTAAGTTGGACATAAATGGTTTCACCGTAGAGCACCAGAATTCGGGACAGAGTAAATTTGTGCCACCATGTGTGTTTTATACATCTTTCTTTGGTCCGATTGACAACAATAATGGGGCTGCTGCATCCTCGGGAATATCGTATGGTTTTCTGCAGATTCCAGGTGACAAG GTGTTATCAGCCCAAAGTAGAGCTCTTGTAGTTTTTTTCTGTGTTCCGGTTAGTCCAGGCAATAGCAGATTGATAACAACCTCTCCAATAAACTATGGCGTTTGGATGAAGATAATTCCACGATGGATACATCACTTTGGATTCAACTTGCTTTTAGATTCAGATATAAATTTGCTTCATCTTGAG GAACGTAGGATTAGGGATGCAGGTATAACCCAGTGGCAGAAAGCTTGTTTTGTGCCAACAAAGTCAGATGCCGCTGTCGTTGGTTTTCGAAAATGGTTATACAAGTATGCAGGTGGTCAAGTAGATTGGAGGGGCAAGTTCACGGGAGCGCTTCCCCCCACTCCTCCTAATGAACAGTTGATGGATAG GTACCGATCTCATGTGATGAACTGCAGCAGTTGCAATGCTGCCCACAAAAATTTGAGCGTGCTTAAAGTGGCATTGGAGGTTGTTTCATTTTCTCTACTCGGAATTGTCGCTGCAAGCAAGCAAGGAGCGCTATCATCAGTGGTTGCAAGAAGTGTGCTACTTGCAACCGCTCTATTGTGCTTCGCAAGTTCAAAATGGTTGGCTCATTTTATCTACAAAAATTTTCATTTTCACGGCTACAACCATGCCCTTCTGTAA
- the LOC101311129 gene encoding F-box protein SKIP5-like isoform 2 translates to MGDVGEEPKWKRSVPKRTSSSKSSSSSLSCLINKLDDGCLMHIFSFLSPIPDRYNTALVCHRWLFLACHPRLWLRVERSIKDPLEPGDTILISAGGRHLASDIQIKKPLCLIGGGELPDETTLICSRGADSALEFLSTCKLANLTVKTELGCCLLHRSGRLTIDGCVLQCESNPLDFLSVPIVSTASAQTVLSPSVKGYKDGVSVSRTRIEGGAKAVSTSGDLTLQRVRVIYARTSLVFWFDMEQQ, encoded by the exons ATGGGGGATGTGGGAGAAGAACCAAAGTGGAAGCGAAGTGTTCCAAAGAGAACCAGCTCATCAAAGTCTTCTTCTTCTTCTTTGTCTTGTCTCATAAACAAGCTAGATGATGGTTGCCTCATGCACATCTTTAGCTTCCTCTCTCCTATCCCAG ATCGGTATAACACCGCCCTGGTTTGCCACAGATGGCTTTTCTTGGCATGTCACCCTCGCTTGTGGCTGAGAGTTGAACGGTCTATTAAAGATCCATTGGA GCCTGGCGACACTATTCTAATTTCAGCTGGGGGCAGGCATCTTGCTTCTGATATTCAAATAAAAAAGCCACTTTGCCTG ATTGGCGGAGGTGAGCTACCGGATGAGACGACCCTCATTTGCTCTCGAGGTGCAGACAG TGCACTGGAGTTCCTGTCCACCTGCAAATTGGCAAACTTAACAGTGAAGACAGAGCTGGGTTGTTGTTTGCTTCATAGAAGTGGAAGGCTCACAATAGATGGGTGTGTGCTTCAGTGCGAGTCAAATCCTCTAGACTTCCTTTCAGTCCCCATTGTGAGTACGGCAAGTGCGCAAACTGTGTTGTCTCCATCGGTGAAGGGTTATAAGGATGGTGTTTCTGTTTCTCGGACTCGAATTGAAGGAGGTGCCAAAGCTGTTTCAACTAGTGGAGACCTGACTTTGCAGCGAGTCCGAGTCATTTATGCTCGGACGTCTCTCGTTTTCTGGTTTGATATGGAGCAACAATGA
- the LOC101311129 gene encoding F-box protein SKIP5-like isoform 1 yields the protein MGDVGEEPKWKRSVPKRTSSSKSSSSSLSCLINKLDDGCLMHIFSFLSPIPDRYNTALVCHRWLFLACHPRLWLRVERSIKDPLEPGVFPSIETAVAAARPGDTILISAGGRHLASDIQIKKPLCLIGGGELPDETTLICSRGADSALEFLSTCKLANLTVKTELGCCLLHRSGRLTIDGCVLQCESNPLDFLSVPIVSTASAQTVLSPSVKGYKDGVSVSRTRIEGGAKAVSTSGDLTLQRVRVIYARTSLVFWFDMEQQ from the exons ATGGGGGATGTGGGAGAAGAACCAAAGTGGAAGCGAAGTGTTCCAAAGAGAACCAGCTCATCAAAGTCTTCTTCTTCTTCTTTGTCTTGTCTCATAAACAAGCTAGATGATGGTTGCCTCATGCACATCTTTAGCTTCCTCTCTCCTATCCCAG ATCGGTATAACACCGCCCTGGTTTGCCACAGATGGCTTTTCTTGGCATGTCACCCTCGCTTGTGGCTGAGAGTTGAACGGTCTATTAAAGATCCATTGGAGCCTGGCGTCTTCCCCAGTATTGAGACAGCTGTTGCTGCCGCAAG GCCTGGCGACACTATTCTAATTTCAGCTGGGGGCAGGCATCTTGCTTCTGATATTCAAATAAAAAAGCCACTTTGCCTG ATTGGCGGAGGTGAGCTACCGGATGAGACGACCCTCATTTGCTCTCGAGGTGCAGACAG TGCACTGGAGTTCCTGTCCACCTGCAAATTGGCAAACTTAACAGTGAAGACAGAGCTGGGTTGTTGTTTGCTTCATAGAAGTGGAAGGCTCACAATAGATGGGTGTGTGCTTCAGTGCGAGTCAAATCCTCTAGACTTCCTTTCAGTCCCCATTGTGAGTACGGCAAGTGCGCAAACTGTGTTGTCTCCATCGGTGAAGGGTTATAAGGATGGTGTTTCTGTTTCTCGGACTCGAATTGAAGGAGGTGCCAAAGCTGTTTCAACTAGTGGAGACCTGACTTTGCAGCGAGTCCGAGTCATTTATGCTCGGACGTCTCTCGTTTTCTGGTTTGATATGGAGCAACAATGA
- the LOC101311613 gene encoding histidinol-phosphate aminotransferase, chloroplastic-like, with amino-acid sequence MGVVNLSHASSLSLINPIRPSCQRNRPNTSIIAMSAIPVQQQQHPEVNDGQQRLTGDSFIRPHLRTLSPYQPILPFEVLSARLGRKPEDIIKLDANENPYGPPPEVSEALGAMKFPYIYPDPESRRLRAALAEDSGLDAEYLLVGCGADELIDLIMRCVLDPGDKIVDCPPTFTMYEFDAAVNGASVIKVPRKSNFSLNVEAISDVVKQEKPKCIFLTSPNNPDGSIISDDILLKILELPILVVLDEAYIEFSGLESRMQWVKKYENLIVLRTFSKRAGLAGLRVGYGAFPLTIIEYLWRAKQPYNVSVAAEVSACAALQNPTYLENVKDALLQERERLLHLLKELPFLKPYPSYSNFILCEVTSGMDAKKLKEDLAKMGVMIRHYNNKELSGYVRVSVGKPEHTDALIDCLRRLS; translated from the exons ATGGGTGTGGTTAATCTTTCCCACGCATCCTCACTGTCCTTGATTAATCCCATAAGACCCAGTTGTCAAAGGAATAGACCCAATACCTCTATTATAGCCATGTCAGCAATCCCTGTGCAGCAGCAGCAGCACCCAGAAGTCAATGACGGTCAACAGCGCTTAACGGGCGACTCTTTCATTCGACCCCATTTGAGGACCTTGTCTCCTTATCAGCCCATTTTGCCATTTGAG GTGTTGTCAGCCCGACTTGGAAGGAAGCCGGAAGACATCATCAAATTAGATGCAAATGAAAACCCTTATGGTCCTCCTCCCGAG GTCTCTGAAGCTTTGGGTGCAATGAAATTCCCATATATTTATCCAGATCCTGAAAGCCGTCGCTTACGTGCTGCCCTTGCAGAGGATTCAGGCCTTGATGCTGAATATCTTCTTGTAGGATGTGGTGCAGATGAACTCATTGATTTGATCATGAG ATGTGTGCTTGATCCTGGTGACAAGATTGTGGACTGCCCTCCAACGTTCACAATGTATGAATTTGATGCCGCAGTCAATGGGGCATCTGTCATTAAAG TGCCGAGGAAATCAAACTTTAGCTTGAATGTAGAGGCCATCTCAGATGTAGTTAAACAAGAAAAACCTAAATGCATATTCCTAACTTCTCCGAACAATCCAGATGGAAG CATAATCAGCGACGACATTCTCTTGAAAATCCTTGAGCTTCCTATATTGGTTGTTCTTGATGAAGCATACATTGAGTTTTCTGGACTTGAATCAAGGATGCAATGGGTGAAGAAATATGAGAATTTAATTGTTCTTCGAACATTTAGCAAACGAGCTG GCTTAGCCGGGCTTCGGGTAGGATATGGAGCATTTCCCTTGACAATAATTGAATATCTCTGGAGAGCAAAGCAACCATATAATGTGTCAGTTGCTGCTGAAGTTTCTGCTTGTGCAGCATTGCAGAATCCCACCTACCTTGAG AATGTGAAAGATGCTTTACTGCAAGAAAGGGAGAGGCTGCTTCATCTTCTTAAGGAGCTGCCATTTCTCAAGCCTTATCCTAGCTATTCCAATTTCATTCTGTGTGAGGTCACATCCGGAATGGATGCTAAGAAACTCAAG GAGGACCTTGCAAAAATGGGTGTGATGATTCGTCATTACAACAACAAAGAGTTGAGCGGTTATGTTCGTGTATCTGTTGGAAAGCCTGAACACACAGATGCCTTGATTGATTGCCTCAGACGCTTATCTTAA